From Pseudoalteromonas sp. Scap06:
GATAAAGCAAACGACACTAGCTTTGGTTTATCAGCAGGTTTATTAAGTGATAACCAAGCTGATTACGATCATTTCTTACGTCGTATTCGTGCGGGTATTGTTAACTGGAACCGTCCAATTACAGGCGCCTCAAGTGCTGCGCCGTTTGGTGGTATTGGTGCCTCAGGTAATCATAGAGCGAGCGCTTATTACGCTGCCGATTACTGTGCATACCCTGTTGCTTCTGTGGAACTTGAAAAAGTAACCATGCCAGCAACATTAAGCCCAGGCTTAAAAATAGATTAAGTACTCTGAACGTTAGTTAAGTACTACTTAATTAGTATAAAAGCAGCTTCGGCTGCTTTTTTTGTATTGCAATCTCACAAAGCTAGCAATTATCAGTGCTTTCTGCTTAAATTAAGCAATCAGTATTTTTGAGGTAAATAAACGATGGTTTTAAACAGGCAAGGGTACGATGATTTAATAATGTACCTAACTCAGAACTTAGCGTTGTTTGAAAAGGCAGGTGAAATAAAGCCAGGTGCGCCAACCGTTATTGAGTTAATTGAAGATGTAATTGCCGAAAATGTCATACGCATTTGTCAACAACACCCAGACCTTTCTACAGAGCAACGCAGTCAAATTGTGCGCGAGGTTGATGGCATTGTTTACGATTTACAAGAAGTGCTTAGTAGTGTGACCTCTCACACTGTTACAGTAGAACAGCATGCTTTTATTGACGAGTTTGCTGGACTAGTTAAAAACTTATTTGATAACGCTATTAATTAATATTTCCCCCTTTAAAAACCACGCTTTATTCGCTATTTAATTTAAATGCGCGTGAGAGCCTGCGTGTAATGAATGCAAAATTAAACTAATGAGATAAAACAATGCAAGCAAATGTAAAATGGGTTGAAGGTAATACCTATATAGGCCGCTCTAATAGTAATCATAATGTGGTATTTGATGCGGGTAGTGACGGAGCAGCACCAAGCCCAATGGAAATGGTGCTTATGTCTGTCGGTGGCTGTTCATCGGTTGATGTGGTAAGTATTTTAAAAAAAACCAAGCAAGACTTCTCATCCGTTGATGTGCAATTAACTGCTGAACGAGCAGAAACAGCCCCGCGCGTGTTCACTAAAATTAATTTGCACTTTGTTGTAACTGGTAAGAATGTATCTGAAAAACACCTAGAGCGAGCGGTTTCGCTTTCTGCCGAAAAGTATTGCTCAGTTGCATTAATGCTTGATAAAACAGTAGAAATTACCCATAGCCATGAAGTTGTTGAAGATCAGGGAAAATAACGCTTTTTCCGTGAGTGAAATTCGTATAAAATCCGCGAACTTTTCATTCTGCAGGTGCAGATTTCACTAATTTATAGGTTGGTTTATATGAACAAACCCTTCGATAAACTTAAACTTCATGGCTTTAATAATTTAACTAAAAGCCTAAGCTTTAGTATTTACGATATTTGCTATGCAAAAA
This genomic window contains:
- a CDS encoding DUF3802 family protein, producing the protein MVLNRQGYDDLIMYLTQNLALFEKAGEIKPGAPTVIELIEDVIAENVIRICQQHPDLSTEQRSQIVREVDGIVYDLQEVLSSVTSHTVTVEQHAFIDEFAGLVKNLFDNAIN
- a CDS encoding OsmC family protein → MQANVKWVEGNTYIGRSNSNHNVVFDAGSDGAAPSPMEMVLMSVGGCSSVDVVSILKKTKQDFSSVDVQLTAERAETAPRVFTKINLHFVVTGKNVSEKHLERAVSLSAEKYCSVALMLDKTVEITHSHEVVEDQGK